From Xyrauchen texanus isolate HMW12.3.18 unplaced genomic scaffold, RBS_HiC_50CHRs HiC_scaffold_374, whole genome shotgun sequence:
ACAAACTTTGTCagcacatttgaaaaaaaaaaaaaaaaacctaggaTCACTATATTCTCAATAATAAAAAAGCTAATAAAACGAGTTATTTAAGAAAAACTATTGTCTACCATGCCCCTCACACTAGGAATGATTTACATAGAGAACTCAAGATTGATGCTTTGGTTCCTTTAGGGCATTTTAAATCCATGCCACAGAGCATAAACTCTCGCCAAAATTTAACCTATgatgttattttaaaatgtattcgaGTCAACTGTTTCATTAATAGCATAATTAGGATGTAAAAGCCACGTTTAAGCTTTATTGCAGTCTCATTGTTCAGTCAAATGGCCGTTTGAATTGAAGTGATAGGGGCATTGCTATTATGGCATGAAAATTGCTATCCCTAAAACACTAAAAAGGCTCAACATAACATTAAACTTTTCTCTAAGCATCACCAGGGGCTCTACACAGAAACTAAAGCTTTGAGTACATTGTGTACACAGTTTACtaaaaagaaatgttttgaaCAACTCAATGTAGCTGTTTGTCTTTCCAACTGCCTCTATGTTGACAGTCCAAAAGTGTCGATCTCCGAATGCGAATGAACAGATATTAGGAACTATATTAGGAACTACATGGTCAATATTGTTTTTCACTAATGACAAAACAACAAATTACACATGCATTTATATGGAACTAAGCTTTAGGAGCTTTTTCATGTTTACTCTCCTCCCTGTTACTTTGCAATCAGAGATCGACACTTTTTGACTGGCTGAAATGAGAGACACCAGAATCactgaactgcaaaaataattttgacaaaaCCTTGCATTTTTGTAAACTTTTTGAACACAAACAATGTTCTCAATGTTCGAGTTCATGTCTAGAGCCCCTGGTTATACTTTGAAAAGTTTCATGTTATGTTGAGCCTTTTTAAGGTTTTAGGGATAGCAATTTTCATGCCATAATAGCAATGCCCCTATCACTTCAATTCAAACGGCCATTTGACAGAACAAAGAGACTACAATAAATCTTAAACGTTAGCTTTTACATCCAAATTATGCTATTAATGAAAAGGTTGAAtcgaacacataaaaaaaaaaaaacaccataggTTAAATTTTGGCGAGAGTTACACTTTAACCATTTTATGTAGAATGTGCTGTAATTGTTATTCTTAATAATGTTTcttgtaatattattttacatattctGTCCACAAGGCTCAGCTGTAAAAGAGACCAAGGACTCAGTCTGATTCtctctttataaataaatgtaacataaaactaaACTACATGAAATCTAATTGTGCACTATTGTGGTAAGTGAAGACAAAGACAACTTAAATACTGCGTTGACAATAATATTTCCTGTTCCAATCTCTACCTGTTTCCCAAGGCCAAATTGAAAAGTCTTGTGCTAAAAGGGTGTCTGCTGGATCCACAGCCTCTGCATTTGAGACCAGAGCATTGTATGATGTTATGGCCTCTTCTAGTTTGCTCTTCTCTTTAGCAATGGCAGATCGCTTGCGTTGCCTGTCTTTGTTGCTGTCTACAAGGAGGTAACACATGAGCACAGATttcagaaaaatataattttaataaaatacacacattatGACATTTCCATTCAGATTCATAGATTACTTTCACAAGAATGTGTAGGATCCtacaaaatgaattaaaaagaaaactcAATCACAAACCTGTCTCTCTGTACAACTCCATTTTCTTTTGGTGGATTTTAAGGACCAAGCCTTCCATTAGACGCTGCAGCCCCAGTGGATCATGCGAACTGATGGTACTAGGAGCTGTTTGCAAACAAAACGATAAATGTACAAACATAATATTCAAAAAGTTATACATTCACATTTCACAAATGGAAGGGCGTAGGAGCGGGTGGGGAAGGGGGACAAGATCCCTAGTGGCAGTTAATGTTGTCCCACCCAATAAAAACAACGATTGTTGAATAAAATGAGTCCCCCTCAATATCAAACTCATTCCTACACCCTTGCACACATGacatgatttctttagatttagtAACACACTTACTTGATGCTGCCCACAATTGAACATCTGTGACCCACTGCTGAAGATCTTCACTTGTTTTGTTCAGGTGGGATTTGGTCATCTCAATCTCCCCTGCCACCTCAGCTGTtctctgtaatgtctgtaacgtacATGAAGTTATACTTGCAAACAGTGTTGGGTCAAGTTCTTGAAAAGTTCATTTGAGTTAATTTCAGTTGTTAAGTTCACAAGTTTTGGGAAGTCCCAAATAAAAGGTCTCATATTGtaaccttttttaaataaattttctcATTAGCTCTGCTAAAAACAGGTCGATTTAGGTCTGTCTAATTAATGATCACGAGCCTTTCTTCTGATTTGCCGATTTGATAGACGCACAAGCtgtagtgtgtgtgcagtgactgaAGGAGGAGCCTAGGCATTTGTGACATCTCAAAATGCAGGAATTCAAAACGGCTCGTTTTCAGGCACAGCTTCTAAATCTGTTCTAAATATAGGCAGTGTGCGTTTGTCTGACAATCGACAGTGTAGACACTTGGAAAGGTAAATACATAGCACCTAGACCTTCATTATGATAATAAAAGCCAGAAAAATGTCGATTTTGACAATAATGTGACctttaatacaaaattatatagGACAAAATCCAGGTATATGGAGTTCATATCTTACCGGTGACCATGATTGATATTTTCTTTACTCTTTGTATTTGCTTTATAGGACACTGTTAAGATATGAACTCCATTTACCCAAATATTTCGTCTAAATTAGGGACTTTCCAAAACTTGTGAACTCAGAAAATTAACTAAAATGAACTTTTCAAGAACTTTACCCAACACTGAATGCAAAGGTTAATCTAAATTGGAAttaatgaacaaaaacataataCCCAATGTACCTTAACATATCTTTGAGCAAGATAATTGTGAAGATTTAACTTTTTCCTTAGGTTCCATCCACGAACATGGATAGTGATCATATCTGTGCgtgctgagaaaaaaaatgaacatgTCCATTTGAAATATTGCACATATTTAACAAGACGTTAATTAAACCCAACAACTCACCAGATTTGGTCATATATTTTGTTGTCAATGCAGCACGTGACATAAATGAATTGACTGCTTCCACTTCCTCCCCAACAGTCAAACCTGCATTAgtaggaaatataaaaaaaatgttaaggaACAGATCCATATGGGTACAAGTGGCATAGTGGTCAAAGTTGCAGAGAGTCAGCAGTTCGAGCCTGACTATAGCTTCTCTGACTTTGCCAGGAACTCCAAAGTCCAGCAgaaacaatgcaacattttacatACAAGCGTGAAGTGATAATGACACAACAACAATACTAAGAAGGGCCCAAAAACATTATATACCATTGTAAATGTTAGCGATTTCCTTTAAAAGTGTAACTTAAATTATGATATGGACATTTAACCTGTCTATGAGAATAATCCAATGACAGGTTTATCAGTAGATACTGTAAAGCAGGGTCTCAAAACGGTTCCATAGAGGGCCTAGTGtatgcttgtttttgtttttttcctttcaaTTAGTGACCAATTAAGATCATAACCAATTAGTGACTTACTTAGTCTGGTACAAAGTAAAAGAGAAAACCTGCATACACTAGGCCCTCAATGGAACAGGTTTGAGACCACTGCTCTAAAGTTAAAACTCACCAGCTCCCTCTTGGTTGCGGCCACCCCACTCCACCTGTTATGCATAATCATTGCAGCACTGTATCAAAATTACTCgtataataatcatcattatgtatttagaattaaaaataaatatataatcaatacaaTTACCTCACATTTGGTTGAATGACCTTTTGCATGCATAACCGATAAGAATGGTCGCATTTGCAAAAGATACTCTAGATCAGGAAAGGCCTCACACACTCTTTTTAAGTATGGGTAATATTTGCACATTACATCAGTGCAGACAAACTCAATCTTTCGTGTCTTGCCAAGCTCTTTTTGAAGATAAAGAGGGTATGCAAACACTTCTCCACGGTACATCTGTAGTCCTGTTACAAAAGATTTAGTTCAAAATTCTAGTATAATCAAAGACAAGAAAGTCTTGGTTAGCTTGGGTTCATCAGAGTGCTGAACCTACCATTCAAAAGAATGCAGTGTCTACAGACTGAAATCATCACACCCTCTTCATCAAGTTTGGATTGAGACTTCTTGTTAGACTCACTGCCAGCTTTAAAGTGCGAGTTTCCACAAATGGGTCGGCCTGGTGACTAAGAGAATATTTTCACaaacaattattattgttgttaaatcATCATCATAGATCATCATAGATGACCTGTAAGTTGTACATGATAAAATTGTCTCTTATGACTGAAGCATTAATTGATTATATTTTTCCATAACTTACAGGTTTGATTTTGTCTCTAATAGTTTGCAAAAACTCTGCAACCTCTTCATTTTTGGCAAAGAAGGTTCCGTCAAAATATGGATTTTCATTTAtcctacaaaaatacaaaaaacactgaATGGACTCTGACAGGTTTAGGTTTTGTCTTTTAAAAGATAAATTACTTTAAGTTAACTTACCCGTTGCGATTAAACCTGTACATTTTCCTGTTCCCATCAAGAGACACTGCCACCATATCCTGACTGCAAGCTGGACAGGAGAAATGGTCATCTCCAAGAAGTGTTTCCATCTCATGTCTACAGTACGTCCATTCCAGAAAACTGCGCTGAAAACAGTCCACTGATATTGTACCAAcctagtaaacataaaatagactAGTTATGGTGAGAGTTGCAGTACAGTACAACCTGACTTCTCCTAATCATGATTCCACAACATTTCCTTTCCTTGTACATCTAGCCACAACTTtcttatttataaaacaaacctTTATGTCAATGGCTATAACCCCCTCACCCACTTATCCtctacattattacattttgtttaaatctgACTTACTCTGCCAGAACGCATTGAGCGGCTCAGCAGCATTCTCACAAAGGCCTGTCTGGATAGGCCAGGTGCCGTGACTTTAAAGTCTTCAAAGGTATTAAACAGGTCGACAGTGTAAATCGTCTGAAACTCAATGGTTCCAGGCCAGTACCCATTTAATATAAGGTCTTTGACCTCAGGTGTCCACGATTTTAGGCAAGACTTACAGGTTACCAAAGGAAGAGAGAGATCATAGCGACCTGTTGGGTCAAACAGAGATATTCATCACAACCATACATTACAAGCCTTTGTACTTGCTTTACACATTCTATATTGCAAGTTAAACAAAGGTAAGCACCATTAATATTTATGAAGATAACGGCACGACCAGCATTCACCGAAACATCCTCAGCACCACAACAGCAAATCTTTTTGGGCAAAGCGATCGGTAGGAGACAATCTGGAAAAACAGACATCAATATTAATTGATGTATTAAATTACTTGAAATGTAATCCAATCCATATAGCGGTCACATACCTTGCTCACTCACTACATGTTCACCACTGCTGTCTTTTGTAACGATGCATTTCGGTGACATGGCTTTGTAAAAGCCTCCCACAAATGACTCCCTGTTGTGTAGAACATACTGGTGATGCACTGACACATCACAGTTACTGCAATACAGTTCTTTGGGGAGGCAGTCTCTGCATCGAATTACAGCCTCTTCCACATTACACTGTTGGCAAGCTTGTTGAGGTGTCCTTCCGCTTGTTAACATGGCTTGTAAAAGATGTGGTCTTGATTTTTGCCACTTTTCGTCACATAGTTCATGCCGCAAACCCCAGGTCCGTATGTTGGAAGTTTCTGATGGATAAATGTCTGGGCTGTCTAAGCTCTCCTTGAGTTCTTGAATATTTTTGTCTTtagaggagagggataaatggaGTTAAAGTATTTCACAGTTTTTTCCAGCCCTGTACTAAATGGCGTCAGCCATAGAATTTTCATATCctgtaaaatacaaaattagttaTGTACATCTATTGTATCTGACATTGTCTATTACCAATCAATTGAAGTGTCTCCTCAAACCGTCGAGGTGAAGTGCCTGTTTAGGAATACATACAATAGGTATACAATCAGCAAGAATACATGCAGtgcaaaaatgtacaacatttctGCATGTTGTTAGTTATAAAAATTAATAATAGTACATTCTCACCATCTGTTGTTTCAGCAATGTCTTCTGATGAATTTTCATATTGAGGTCGTGTCGACCTCATTCGACATTCAGATGTGACTGGAAAATCATATGAAAACTTTAGAGATTGTTTTATGACAATTTAGAGGAAATGACCCTTATAACTGACATAACACATAACTGTTACTACCTCTTGAGGGAGTTCGATTCTCAATAGTCAATCGTCCCAACTGGTCCCTCTTTCTCCACCGCACTGAGTCAATGTTCTTGCTCTTACATTTGGCCTTGCATGGATCCTTCTGGAATAAATGTATTGATTAATAAATTGCAGCTAAATGAAATTGTACTCGTTGAATTGTATAGTCTagtatgcaaataaatggcaactGTTATCATTTTTATAATTGCATCCGTTTTGAAAATGTGTctagttacatttatttatatttgagtaAATCAAGTTCATATTTGGGTTCAGATGGGTAACTTAAATCTATGCTCAAAAGCATTTCTCAAGAATATATCTACTGGATATCTATATCTACTATACTCTACTGGATCCATATTTTGGACGCCTTACATCCTAAAGGTTTAAATGTGGATTTTGACATGAGTATCATGCTATAGTCACAGCTGTACTGTTTTTTGTGTATAAGTCTTGAATACTGCAGTTTATGAAGGTGTTACTGATGTTCTTGCAGTTTCCATGGACTTGTACTTATATAGCAAGCAtgaatgaatgtgtgtatatatgtgcctATACTTTtggtatatgtatatttatgtctGTTTCTTGTAATGTTTTTTCACTATGTTTTTGCACTATGTGGAGTTAGTGTTGATCACCTAAAAAACTACAACTCCCACCATTGGACTACAACTGGTCCTATCTGGCCTCTGCAGGTGTGGGCGTTCACTGTTGATTGTCCTAATGTGTTTGAACACAGTTAAATGGAATGTGACATTGAGGTTCTGTATGCCCTGAGGATGGTCTTCTGACCGAAAGCTTGGCTATTAAATTTGCTTAAAAGGATTTAAGTGTGcagacagtttatttatttattttttgagttgTCTAGTTTTGTCTAACAGGCACCTTGTTTACCGTGAGTGCGGTGATACTCCTTCAAGAATATATCTGTAAAAGTTATTCATTGGAGTctattaaatataacaaaaattgATATCTCACTAGAAAGGCAACGCAAATGTTCATGCAGCTATGTACAACATAACATTAACCTATAACAGTTGTTCCCACCATTT
This genomic window contains:
- the LOC127642094 gene encoding uncharacterized protein LOC127642094, which translates into the protein MRSTRPQYENSSEDIAETTDGTSPRRFEETLQLIDKNIQELKESLDSPDIYPSETSNIRTWGLRHELCDEKWQKSRPHLLQAMLTSGRTPQQACQQCNVEEAVIRCRDCLPKELYCSNCDVSVHHQYVLHNRESFVGGFYKAMSPKCIVTKDSSGEHVVSEQDCLLPIALPKKICCCGAEDVSVNAGRAVIFININGRYDLSLPLVTCKSCLKSWTPEVKDLILNGYWPGTIEFQTIYTVDLFNTFEDFKVTAPGLSRQAFVRMLLSRSMRSGRVGTISVDCFQRSFLEWTYCRHEMETLLGDDHFSCPACSQDMVAVSLDGNRKMYRFNRNGINENPYFDGTFFAKNEEVAEFLQTIRDKIKPSPGRPICGNSHFKAGSESNKKSQSKLDEEGVMISVCRHCILLNGLQMYRGEVFAYPLYLQKELGKTRKIEFVCTDVMCKYYPYLKRVCEAFPDLEYLLQMRPFLSVMHAKGHSTKCEVEWGGRNQEGAGLTVGEEVEAVNSFMSRAALTTKYMTKSARTDMITIHVRGWNLRKKLNLHNYLAQRYVKTLQRTAEVAGEIEMTKSHLNKTSEDLQQWVTDVQLWAASTPSTISSHDPLGLQRLMEGLVLKIHQKKMELYRETDSNKDRQRKRSAIAKEKSKLEEAITSYNALVSNAEAVDPADTLLAQDFSIWPWETESTVPLRQKKIVFDKIMLLSRLKEEKTILIKEMKQHWELLAGVSKTLGDDIKLVRGDLKEGICPTNMSVEAYEGLCCIMLARLSDVQHQMSEVKSKYRQIVVDPSVLSIDEEDGEAVCEEFPYLHDDSDSSDED